The following are encoded in a window of Candidatus Polarisedimenticolia bacterium genomic DNA:
- a CDS encoding transketolase, with protein sequence MNRGGRQQVERLLREAQDSFGRWEVIKDLIDEMIDLSLNYRQSGHPGGSRSKVHALVATLLSGAMRWDILRPWRRFSDRFVLSAGHTVPLVYATLAVLNEALRLRHRRSRESAFAFPDEGRFALTWEDLLGLRRNRGLPGHAEMEGKTLFLKWNTGPSGHGMPPAAGQALALKRAGAGEVKVFVMEGEGGLTPGASHETRNSAWGLGLDNLVFLIDWNDFGIDDNAISSVVHGTPPEWFAPYGWRIVGTEQGSEWGETTRVMLEAALGENRDHVPSCGWFKTRKGRGYLVYDNKSHGTPHKMNSEKFWELRRQFMDKYGVKYAGFGEGAPAGAAAVRGQAETNLGRALGVMRDQAGLVDYLSDRLVELAGSVPDEIDGFRLGGRRATIFNDSRLTDFRAYPASIWAKPGDSQPNRAALAAWGSWINSYARQEYGRPLFLAMSADLAASTNIIGFSKGFEEIEGWGWYERDKNPEGTLLPQQITEFSNAGIAAGAASVNLAADPRNEFDGFWTACSTYGSFSYLKYGPMRLFSQLAQDCDLKVGKVIWVAGHSGPETAEDSRTHFGIFAPGVTQLFPEGHVIDLHPWEYNEVPVVLAAALATDAPIIALHLTRPNITIPDRAALGLGSHFDAARGAYILRDYKPGVPRAGTVFVQGTMTTYNLLKVLPALDEAGINVKIIAAISPQLFRLQDAAYRERVCAAPERLDAMVISNRALRVTRDWVDSPIVAEYSLTSDWDDRWRTGGTVEEVIEEAHLSPEHIRRGIERFARERGKRLAAYRSVLEAMER encoded by the coding sequence GTGAATCGTGGAGGCCGACAGCAGGTGGAACGGCTCCTGCGTGAGGCGCAGGATTCGTTCGGCCGCTGGGAGGTGATCAAGGATCTGATCGACGAGATGATCGACCTCTCGCTGAACTACCGCCAAAGCGGGCACCCCGGGGGCTCGCGCTCGAAAGTCCACGCTCTCGTCGCCACGCTGCTGTCGGGAGCCATGCGGTGGGACATCCTGCGCCCGTGGCGCCGGTTCTCGGATCGTTTCGTCCTCTCCGCCGGGCACACCGTGCCCCTCGTCTACGCCACGCTGGCGGTTCTGAACGAAGCGCTCCGCCTGCGTCATCGCAGGAGCCGCGAGAGCGCGTTCGCCTTCCCCGACGAAGGCCGGTTCGCGTTGACCTGGGAGGACCTGCTCGGCTTGCGGCGGAACCGGGGACTGCCGGGCCATGCCGAAATGGAAGGCAAGACGCTCTTCCTGAAATGGAACACCGGGCCCTCAGGGCACGGCATGCCGCCGGCGGCCGGCCAGGCTCTGGCGCTCAAGCGCGCCGGCGCGGGAGAAGTGAAGGTCTTCGTCATGGAAGGGGAGGGGGGGCTGACGCCGGGAGCCAGCCACGAGACCCGGAACTCGGCCTGGGGTCTGGGGCTGGACAACCTCGTCTTCCTGATCGATTGGAACGACTTCGGCATCGACGACAACGCGATTTCCTCCGTCGTCCACGGCACCCCGCCCGAATGGTTCGCCCCCTACGGCTGGCGGATCGTCGGCACCGAGCAGGGCTCGGAATGGGGGGAGACGACCCGCGTGATGCTGGAAGCCGCGCTGGGGGAGAATCGGGATCACGTCCCCTCCTGCGGCTGGTTCAAGACGCGCAAGGGGCGGGGCTATCTCGTCTATGACAACAAGTCCCACGGCACGCCGCACAAGATGAACAGCGAGAAGTTCTGGGAGCTGCGCCGGCAGTTCATGGACAAGTATGGGGTGAAATACGCGGGTTTCGGGGAAGGCGCGCCGGCCGGAGCGGCGGCCGTCCGGGGCCAGGCGGAGACGAATCTGGGCCGGGCGCTCGGCGTGATGCGCGATCAGGCAGGGCTCGTCGATTACCTCAGCGATCGGCTCGTCGAGCTGGCCGGGTCGGTCCCGGACGAGATCGACGGGTTTCGGCTGGGAGGCAGGCGGGCGACGATCTTCAACGATTCGAGACTCACCGATTTCCGTGCCTATCCCGCGTCGATCTGGGCGAAGCCGGGCGACTCGCAGCCGAACCGCGCGGCGCTCGCCGCCTGGGGTTCCTGGATCAACTCGTACGCCCGCCAGGAGTACGGCCGGCCCTTGTTCCTGGCGATGTCGGCCGATCTCGCCGCGTCGACCAACATCATCGGCTTTTCGAAGGGGTTCGAGGAAATCGAGGGATGGGGGTGGTACGAGCGCGACAAGAACCCCGAGGGAACCCTCCTGCCGCAGCAGATCACCGAGTTCTCGAACGCCGGAATCGCCGCCGGCGCGGCTTCGGTCAACCTCGCGGCGGATCCCCGGAACGAGTTCGACGGATTCTGGACGGCGTGCTCGACGTACGGATCCTTTTCGTATCTGAAGTACGGGCCGATGCGCCTGTTCAGCCAGCTGGCGCAGGACTGCGATCTCAAGGTCGGGAAAGTCATCTGGGTCGCGGGCCATTCCGGGCCGGAGACGGCGGAGGACTCGCGAACGCACTTCGGCATCTTCGCCCCGGGAGTCACGCAGCTCTTCCCGGAGGGCCACGTCATCGACCTGCACCCTTGGGAGTATAACGAGGTCCCGGTGGTGCTGGCGGCGGCGCTCGCCACGGACGCCCCGATCATCGCGCTGCACCTGACCCGGCCGAACATCACGATACCCGACCGGGCCGCGCTCGGCCTGGGCTCGCACTTCGACGCGGCGCGCGGCGCGTACATCCTGCGTGACTACAAGCCCGGCGTCCCGCGCGCCGGAACCGTGTTCGTGCAGGGCACGATGACGACCTACAATCTCCTCAAGGTGCTGCCGGCGCTGGACGAGGCGGGGATCAACGTCAAGATCATCGCCGCCATCAGCCCCCAGCTCTTTCGCTTGCAGGACGCCGCGTACCGCGAGCGGGTCTGCGCGGCGCCGGAGCGCTTGGACGCGATGGTGATCAGCAATCGGGCGCTGCGGGTGACGCGCGACTGGGTGGACAGCCCGATCGTGGCCGAATACTCCCTCACCTCCGATTGGGACGACCGATGGCGCACCGGAGGCACGGTCGAGGAGGTGATCGAAGAGGCGCACCTGTCTCCCGAGCACATCCGGCGCGGCATCGAGCGGTTCGCGCGCGAGCGCGGCAAGCGCCTGGCCGCCTATCGCAGCGTGCTCGAGGCGATGGAGCGCTGA
- a CDS encoding methylated-DNA--[protein]-cysteine S-methyltransferase codes for MIVQRSVLRTPIGRLTLYAKGGALAAVFFEKGEEQERLRFTRRLGEVRIETHPDPAGAVAALRDYFAGDLGALDRIPVVPAGTEFQRAVWSALREIPAGATMSYSGLAARLNRPSAVRAVGAANGGNPVPVVIPCHRVVAANGALWGYGGGLAIKRWLLTHEKALPRGVERVPASPRLDGERPPRLPFEA; via the coding sequence ATGATCGTTCAAAGGTCGGTCCTGAGGACGCCGATTGGCCGTCTGACCCTGTACGCGAAGGGCGGCGCGCTGGCCGCCGTCTTCTTCGAGAAAGGCGAGGAGCAGGAGCGGCTCCGCTTCACGCGCCGGCTGGGGGAAGTCCGCATCGAAACCCATCCCGATCCGGCCGGGGCCGTCGCGGCGCTGCGGGACTATTTCGCAGGAGATCTGGGGGCGCTCGATCGGATCCCGGTCGTTCCGGCGGGGACCGAATTCCAGCGCGCCGTCTGGTCGGCGCTCCGAGAAATCCCGGCGGGCGCGACGATGTCGTATTCGGGGCTGGCGGCCCGGCTGAACCGGCCTTCGGCCGTGCGCGCGGTGGGCGCCGCGAACGGCGGCAACCCCGTCCCGGTCGTCATTCCATGTCACCGCGTGGTCGCCGCGAACGGCGCGCTCTGGGGGTACGGGGGCGGTCTGGCGATCAAGAGGTGGCTCTTGACCCACGAGAAGGCGCTGCCGCGCGGCGTCGAAAGGGTCCCGGCAAGTCCGAGGCTCGACGGGGAGCGACCCCCTCGGCTTCCCTTTGAAGCGTGA
- a CDS encoding glutathione S-transferase family protein encodes MAGDPVLYIGEKNISSWSMRAWLGMQVKGLRFEERTIELRRDQDRRRRRAVSPTGRVPVLHHGDRIVPDSLAILEYLEETFPPPLHPPLWPSASQPRAHARWLAASMHAGFAKLREGMSFNHCFLPEPPAPPPEAREEAAEMLRFFEDALERKNAPGEFLFGGFGGVDAMFAPAVVRLVSFGVPTAATPRAESYLSAVLGHAPVERWLKEARALPPRETY; translated from the coding sequence ATGGCCGGCGACCCGGTTCTCTATATCGGCGAGAAGAACATCTCGTCCTGGTCGATGCGCGCCTGGCTCGGGATGCAGGTCAAGGGGCTGCGCTTCGAAGAGCGGACGATCGAGCTGCGGCGAGACCAGGATCGGCGCCGGCGGCGCGCCGTTTCGCCGACAGGGAGGGTGCCGGTGCTGCATCACGGCGATCGGATCGTCCCCGATTCGCTCGCCATCCTCGAGTACCTGGAGGAGACCTTTCCGCCGCCGCTGCATCCGCCTCTTTGGCCTTCCGCCTCTCAGCCGCGCGCCCACGCGCGCTGGCTGGCGGCCTCGATGCATGCGGGATTCGCGAAGCTGCGCGAAGGAATGTCTTTCAACCACTGTTTCCTTCCCGAGCCCCCGGCGCCGCCGCCGGAGGCTCGAGAGGAGGCGGCCGAGATGCTGCGATTTTTCGAGGACGCCCTGGAACGGAAGAACGCCCCGGGCGAATTCCTTTTCGGCGGATTCGGCGGCGTCGACGCGATGTTCGCCCCGGCGGTGGTGCGTCTCGTCTCGTTCGGCGTGCCGACGGCCGCGACGCCCCGGGCGGAAAGCTACCTCTCGGCGGTCCTGGGGCATGCGCCGGTCGAGCGCTGGCTGAAGGAGGCGCGCGCGCTGCCGCCGCGCGAGACCTATTGA
- a CDS encoding BamA/TamA family outer membrane protein: MGAPVAAPRRPAHKAPRLRIPRGAGAAALALSLAASQALGSAAIIREAGAVAILDPGAIPARKPVFREDELREFLSKFIGSPCRPEAIGEALAARYRFLGYVPSVDIACDSGTITAVVRESNQTIDLITFDPADLSRLGIAPDPAFRESRGLYPVPREAPRAVLLGLLQTRPGDLYNFERYRDENEALRRLGYAIAVIPGTPRELGGIRRAAYLLMSLRPDTRGARTRRKANYFGGTGTYEPRQGSSIGLLYQRDSLLTALDRLSVAPSYNASAGGELSYRAPLLARKEAPRRLYDLDLGLFSNYRHDRLLQGVETDERRSGAAATIGMRPLGLEAPHTFRLSLGIRHERTDLQEAIPPPGESRLTFLRLGAEYDWRHMERWPSVSIRIAPALDFAFTALGGERTFVRAGFDGRLHQRFSGAVEADFHLLGGFIDRAVPATELWSLGGAASLRGFREDSFLGRHFAALQSELWLPLFRNAPPAAGSAEELPEEPFRPRRIAHLLKGALFADTGEVSGSDAGVERAAGAGVGLRFLVPRQPLVIRLDYGAGFGAPGGDRLFYLSLALHR; the protein is encoded by the coding sequence GTGGGCGCCCCGGTCGCCGCGCCGCGCCGTCCCGCCCACAAGGCTCCAAGACTCCGAATCCCGCGGGGCGCAGGGGCGGCCGCTCTGGCGCTCTCCCTGGCGGCGTCGCAGGCGCTCGGCTCGGCGGCGATCATCCGGGAGGCCGGCGCCGTCGCGATTCTCGATCCTGGCGCGATCCCCGCCCGCAAGCCGGTCTTTCGCGAGGACGAGCTGCGGGAATTCCTCTCCAAGTTCATCGGATCCCCTTGCCGTCCCGAGGCGATCGGGGAAGCGCTCGCCGCGCGCTACCGGTTTCTCGGATACGTCCCCTCCGTCGACATCGCCTGCGATTCCGGGACGATTACCGCCGTCGTCCGGGAAAGCAACCAGACGATCGACTTGATCACGTTCGATCCGGCCGACCTTTCCCGGCTCGGCATCGCGCCTGATCCCGCTTTCCGTGAGAGCCGCGGCCTCTATCCGGTCCCGCGCGAGGCGCCTCGGGCCGTGCTGCTCGGCCTGTTGCAAACGCGCCCGGGCGATCTCTACAACTTCGAGCGGTATCGCGACGAGAACGAGGCGTTGCGGCGTCTCGGATACGCCATCGCGGTCATCCCGGGAACTCCCCGCGAGCTGGGCGGAATTCGGCGCGCGGCTTACCTGCTGATGAGCCTGCGGCCGGACACCCGCGGCGCGCGGACGCGCCGAAAAGCGAATTATTTCGGGGGAACCGGGACTTACGAGCCGCGGCAAGGAAGCTCGATCGGGCTTCTTTATCAGAGAGATTCCCTCCTCACGGCGCTCGATCGCCTCAGCGTCGCTCCGAGCTACAACGCCTCGGCCGGCGGGGAGCTCTCGTACCGGGCTCCTCTGCTGGCCCGCAAGGAGGCGCCTCGCCGCCTGTACGACTTGGATCTCGGCCTGTTCTCCAATTACCGGCACGACAGGTTGCTCCAGGGCGTCGAGACGGACGAAAGGCGCTCCGGGGCGGCGGCGACGATCGGCATGCGGCCGCTGGGGCTGGAAGCGCCCCACACGTTCCGCTTGAGCCTGGGGATCCGTCATGAGCGCACCGACTTGCAGGAAGCGATCCCCCCTCCCGGCGAGTCACGCCTCACGTTCCTCCGGCTCGGGGCGGAGTACGACTGGAGGCACATGGAGCGCTGGCCGAGTGTTTCGATCCGGATTGCGCCGGCGCTCGATTTCGCGTTCACCGCGCTGGGAGGGGAGCGCACGTTCGTGCGCGCCGGGTTCGACGGCAGGCTGCACCAGCGTTTCTCCGGGGCCGTAGAAGCCGATTTCCATTTGCTGGGCGGCTTCATCGATCGAGCGGTTCCGGCGACTGAGCTCTGGAGCCTCGGCGGGGCCGCGAGCTTGCGAGGATTTCGGGAAGACTCGTTCCTGGGCAGGCATTTCGCGGCTCTGCAGTCGGAGCTCTGGCTGCCTCTGTTCCGCAACGCGCCGCCGGCGGCCGGGAGCGCCGAGGAGCTTCCCGAGGAGCCATTCCGCCCCCGCCGGATCGCGCACCTGCTGAAAGGAGCCTTGTTCGCGGACACCGGAGAGGTCTCCGGTTCGGACGCGGGGGTGGAGCGAGCCGCCGGCGCCGGGGTGGGATTGCGGTTCCTGGTTCCGCGCCAGCCGCTCGTGATCCGCCTGGATTATGGCGCCGGGTTCGGAGCCCCCGGCGGGGACCGCCTTTTCTATCTGTCGCTCGCCCTCCACCGCTGA
- a CDS encoding AlkA N-terminal domain-containing protein: MIPDPATLDAEACYRAVRNRDGRFEGRFVIGVTTTGIYCRPGCPARIPARRNIRFLPGPAAAELAGFRPCRRCRPDASPDSAVWKGTGATIARALRLIDEGALDRGGVERLGAQLGMGARHLRRLFLERLGAPPKAVALTRRAHFARQLIEETDLPMSAVAAASGFGSIRRFNGAMSRTFRCAPREFRRAAPRVRATEPLTLRLPYRAPLDWESLLAFLAGRAIPGVEAVAGGRYRRTIRSAAGPATIEVGPAAGSPEMLLRVGAPPGADLERIVRRVRRLLDLDCDPVRIGQDLGTDPMLAPIVRAHPGLRVPGCWDGFEMAVRAVLGQQVSVRAASTMAGRLAEAFGDPLPAAQEGLTRLFPLPEILARADLSRLGLPGARSLCLTALAQAVAAGSLPLDGSASLPGALTRLMALPGVGPWTAHYVAMRALGEPDAFPAEDLVLKRAMGLEGDRLLKRAERWRPWRAYAAVHLWRRHAGAAPKPAKKPRRRSR, encoded by the coding sequence ATGATCCCGGATCCCGCAACGCTCGACGCCGAAGCCTGCTACCGCGCGGTGCGCAACCGGGACGGCCGGTTCGAAGGACGTTTCGTCATCGGCGTCACGACGACCGGCATCTATTGCCGTCCCGGCTGTCCGGCGAGAATTCCGGCGAGACGGAACATCCGCTTCCTGCCCGGCCCGGCGGCCGCCGAGCTGGCCGGCTTCCGTCCTTGCCGGAGGTGCCGCCCCGACGCCTCGCCCGACTCCGCCGTGTGGAAAGGGACGGGTGCGACGATCGCCCGCGCGTTGCGGCTGATCGACGAGGGGGCGCTCGACCGGGGCGGAGTCGAAAGGCTGGGCGCGCAGCTCGGGATGGGCGCGCGGCATCTCCGCCGTCTCTTCCTGGAGCGCCTCGGCGCCCCTCCGAAGGCGGTCGCCCTGACCCGCCGGGCGCACTTCGCCCGCCAGCTGATCGAAGAGACCGATCTCCCGATGTCGGCCGTCGCGGCGGCGTCGGGATTCGGCAGCATCCGGCGCTTCAACGGCGCCATGAGCCGGACGTTTCGTTGCGCGCCGCGCGAGTTCCGCCGCGCCGCCCCACGCGTCCGGGCGACGGAGCCTCTCACGCTTCGCCTGCCGTACCGCGCTCCTCTCGATTGGGAGTCGCTCCTGGCGTTTCTGGCGGGGCGCGCCATCCCCGGCGTCGAAGCGGTGGCCGGGGGCCGCTACCGGCGCACGATACGCTCGGCCGCGGGACCGGCGACGATCGAGGTCGGCCCCGCGGCGGGATCGCCGGAAATGCTTCTGCGCGTCGGGGCTCCGCCCGGCGCGGATCTCGAGCGCATCGTGCGGCGCGTCCGCCGTCTCCTGGATCTGGATTGCGATCCGGTGCGGATCGGCCAGGATCTGGGAACCGATCCGATGCTCGCCCCGATCGTGCGCGCCCACCCGGGATTGCGGGTCCCCGGCTGCTGGGACGGGTTCGAGATGGCGGTTCGCGCGGTGCTGGGCCAGCAGGTGAGCGTCCGAGCGGCGTCGACGATGGCGGGACGGCTCGCCGAGGCGTTCGGCGATCCCCTTCCCGCGGCGCAAGAGGGTTTGACGCGCCTCTTTCCGCTCCCGGAGATCCTGGCCCGCGCCGATCTGTCCCGCCTCGGTCTGCCCGGCGCGCGCTCGCTCTGCCTCACCGCGCTCGCGCAGGCCGTCGCGGCCGGGTCGCTTCCCCTGGACGGATCGGCATCGCTTCCGGGGGCTCTGACGCGCCTCATGGCGCTGCCGGGGGTGGGACCGTGGACGGCCCATTACGTCGCCATGCGCGCTCTCGGGGAGCCGGACGCGTTTCCAGCCGAGGACTTGGTCCTGAAGCGGGCGATGGGCCTGGAGGGAGATCGCCTGCTGAAGCGGGCTGAAAGGTGGCGCCCCTGGCGGGCCTATGCAGCCGTGCATCTCTGGCGCCGCCATGCCGGCGCCGCGCCCAAGCCGGCGAAGAAGCCCCGGCGGAGATCGCGATGA
- a CDS encoding class II fumarate hydratase translates to MKKKSSEDAPGFRKETDSLGEVLVPSDAYFGAQTQRAVENFPISGIRFPRRFVEALGRIKRAAARANQELGLLSPRLAEAIAQAATEVVDGKLDAHFVVDVFQTGSGTSTNMNANEVIANRANEILEAPRGAKTPVHPNDMVNRGQSSNDVIPTAMHLASLQSLEGDLLPPLRRLEKALTAKSEEFGGIVKIGRTHLQDATPILLGQEFSGYASQVGHSIRRIEALRSPLGELALGGTAVGTGINTHPRFAGLAIERLAAETGLPLREAENHFEAQAAKDAMVESSGALRSVATSLWKIAQDLRFLASGPRCGIGEIVLPATQPGSSIMPGKVNPVMAEALLQACAQVHGNDLAIVVAAQGSNFELNVMMPVMAHNFLQGVAILGKAVDLFTRKCVEGVRADERRCAELVEKSLALVTPLALRIGYDRAAEIAKEAHATGRSVRQVALERKVLPEEELDRVLDPRRMTGPPAEG, encoded by the coding sequence GTGAAGAAAAAATCGTCAGAGGACGCGCCGGGATTCCGGAAAGAGACCGATTCCCTCGGGGAGGTGCTCGTCCCGTCCGACGCCTACTTCGGGGCGCAAACGCAGAGGGCCGTGGAAAATTTCCCGATCAGCGGCATCCGGTTCCCGCGCCGCTTCGTCGAGGCCCTGGGGCGGATCAAGCGCGCCGCGGCGCGGGCCAACCAGGAGCTCGGCCTGCTCTCCCCGCGTCTCGCCGAAGCGATCGCGCAGGCGGCGACGGAGGTCGTGGACGGCAAGCTGGACGCGCATTTCGTCGTCGACGTCTTCCAGACCGGGTCGGGCACCTCGACGAACATGAACGCCAACGAGGTGATTGCGAACCGCGCGAACGAGATCCTGGAGGCCCCTCGGGGAGCGAAGACGCCCGTCCATCCCAACGACATGGTGAACCGCGGCCAGTCCTCGAACGACGTCATCCCGACGGCGATGCACCTCGCGTCGCTCCAGTCCCTGGAGGGCGACCTGCTGCCGCCGCTGCGCCGCCTCGAGAAGGCGCTGACGGCGAAATCGGAGGAGTTCGGCGGGATCGTCAAAATCGGACGGACGCATCTCCAGGACGCCACGCCGATCCTCCTCGGCCAGGAATTCTCCGGCTACGCCAGCCAGGTCGGTCATTCGATCCGGCGGATCGAAGCGCTGCGAAGTCCGCTCGGGGAGCTGGCCCTCGGAGGCACGGCGGTCGGGACCGGAATCAACACGCATCCCCGGTTCGCCGGCCTCGCGATCGAGCGCCTGGCCGCCGAGACGGGACTGCCTCTGCGCGAGGCGGAGAATCACTTCGAAGCGCAGGCGGCGAAGGACGCGATGGTCGAATCCTCGGGAGCGCTCCGCTCGGTCGCCACGAGCCTTTGGAAGATCGCGCAGGACTTGAGATTCCTCGCCAGCGGACCGCGATGCGGGATCGGGGAGATTGTCCTGCCGGCGACCCAGCCCGGCTCCTCGATCATGCCGGGCAAGGTGAACCCGGTAATGGCGGAGGCGCTCCTGCAGGCCTGCGCCCAGGTCCATGGCAACGACCTGGCGATCGTCGTCGCCGCGCAGGGCTCCAATTTCGAATTGAACGTCATGATGCCCGTCATGGCGCACAATTTCCTGCAGGGCGTCGCGATCCTGGGCAAGGCCGTCGACCTCTTCACGCGGAAGTGCGTGGAGGGGGTGCGGGCCGACGAGAGGCGCTGCGCCGAGCTGGTCGAGAAGAGCCTGGCGCTGGTGACGCCGCTGGCGTTGCGGATCGGCTACGACCGTGCCGCCGAGATCGCCAAGGAGGCGCACGCGACCGGGCGGAGCGTCCGGCAAGTGGCGCTGGAGAGAAAGGTCCTTCCCGAGGAGGAGCTCGATCGGGTCCTCGACCCGCGGCGGATGACCGGACCGCCGGCCGAAGGATGA
- a CDS encoding SGNH/GDSL hydrolase family protein: protein MAAEVYNRAVSLARKLLFSMVSLLLFCAVAEGVARLVFPPPDVSRHREHEQIIQTLGLPSLNDTMIADPALFWKLKPDLKGRRITGRIRETPIGFTVSTNHDGLRGSEIPPAKRGLRILALGDSTTFGLGVEDDQTWPAILQQRLRAELPGGVEVINAGVPGYTAYQGLRYFEMHAASLRPDLVLATFGFNDADSWGSRSDFQTAWMLRIRRWEKPFLASRLYGGLKQLARREVPAASPAARRPRLSPREFQFALSRLRDECSARRIPLVLVIWPYANQMRSGGDRLVIYQPLVEAFGARQGVPVVNLVKSFTEHPEPLFFDHVHANPAGCRAAAEALARFCLDWMPGRGSR from the coding sequence ATGGCGGCGGAAGTCTATAATCGCGCCGTGAGCCTTGCCCGGAAGCTCCTCTTCTCAATGGTCTCGCTGCTCCTGTTCTGCGCCGTCGCCGAGGGAGTCGCCCGCCTCGTCTTCCCTCCCCCGGACGTCTCGCGCCACCGCGAGCACGAGCAGATCATCCAGACTCTCGGCCTGCCTTCCCTGAACGATACCATGATCGCCGACCCGGCCCTCTTCTGGAAGCTGAAGCCCGATTTGAAGGGCCGGCGGATCACCGGACGGATCCGCGAAACCCCGATCGGGTTCACGGTTTCGACCAACCACGACGGCCTGCGGGGCTCCGAGATCCCGCCCGCCAAGCGCGGCCTGAGAATCCTGGCCCTGGGCGACTCCACCACCTTCGGCCTGGGAGTGGAGGACGATCAAACCTGGCCGGCGATCCTGCAACAGCGGCTGCGGGCGGAGCTCCCGGGCGGCGTGGAGGTGATCAACGCCGGCGTCCCCGGCTATACCGCCTATCAGGGACTTCGCTACTTCGAGATGCACGCTGCGTCGCTCCGGCCCGACCTGGTGCTGGCGACGTTCGGATTCAACGATGCCGACTCGTGGGGCTCGCGCTCCGACTTCCAGACCGCCTGGATGCTCCGGATTCGCCGCTGGGAGAAGCCTTTTCTGGCCAGCCGGCTGTACGGGGGACTGAAGCAGCTCGCGCGGAGGGAGGTGCCGGCCGCTTCTCCGGCCGCGAGGCGGCCGCGCTTGTCGCCCCGGGAATTCCAGTTCGCCCTGTCGCGGCTGCGGGACGAGTGCTCCGCGCGCCGGATCCCGCTGGTCCTGGTGATTTGGCCGTACGCCAATCAGATGCGCTCCGGCGGCGACCGGCTCGTGATCTACCAGCCGCTCGTCGAAGCCTTCGGCGCCCGCCAGGGAGTACCGGTCGTGAACCTCGTGAAGAGCTTTACGGAGCACCCCGAGCCGCTCTTCTTCGATCACGTCCATGCCAACCCGGCCGGATGCCGCGCCGCCGCCGAAGCCCTGGCGCGGTTCTGTCTCGATTGGATGCCAGGACGCGGCAGCCGCTGA